A window from Candidatus Krumholzibacteriota bacterium encodes these proteins:
- the brxF gene encoding BREX-3 system P-loop-containing protein BrxF, translating to MNKIKKTNALYYRLMLVVAPAGSGKTTTLQNVQEHVGAPVFNINLELSQQMLDMTERQRALQLSRLMRDIIKDTAGELVLFDNIEILFNVSLKQDPLKILQGISRNKTVVASWNGYIDGDNLIYAEPNHPEYRRYKIRDFLVVSPEVTP from the coding sequence ATGAATAAAATCAAAAAAACAAATGCGTTATATTACCGGCTGATGTTGGTTGTTGCTCCAGCGGGATCGGGAAAAACTACTACTCTTCAAAATGTACAAGAACATGTTGGCGCTCCAGTATTTAACATCAATCTTGAATTGTCACAACAGATGCTTGACATGACTGAGCGCCAGCGAGCGTTGCAGCTTTCACGACTAATGAGAGATATTATAAAGGATACAGCTGGTGAACTTGTTTTGTTTGACAACATAGAGATTTTATTTAATGTGTCACTAAAGCAGGATCCTCTGAAAATTCTTCAGGGAATTTCTCGTAACAAGACAGTAGTTGCATCATGGAATGGCTACATTGACGGCGACAACTTGATATATGCTGAACCAAACCATCCGGAATACAGACGCTATAAAATCCGTGATTTTCTGGTGGTGAGTCCGGAGGTTACGCCATGA
- a CDS encoding helix-turn-helix domain-containing protein: MNRTPGDILTIEELSAYLKISKSTLYKLVREDKIPSHKVGRHWRFRKETIDRWLDEKRI, encoded by the coding sequence ATGAATAGAACCCCTGGCGATATTCTGACCATCGAAGAGCTATCCGCGTACCTGAAAATTTCTAAATCTACGCTCTATAAGCTTGTTCGGGAAGACAAGATTCCGTCACACAAGGTAGGACGGCACTGGCGTTTCCGGAAGGAGACAATCGATAGATGGTTGGATGAGAAGCGAATTTAA